A region from the Aricia agestis chromosome 12, ilAriAges1.1, whole genome shotgun sequence genome encodes:
- the LOC121732328 gene encoding NADH dehydrogenase [ubiquinone] 1 beta subcomplex subunit 10: MVAEDDNIFRAFAKAMYNTIDSPVTWFREKVVEPNQKQYPWYHRKYPRVPTIDECYSDDVVCDFEANHQFKRDKAVDSEILNILRMRYEDCMMYENPDHATPCKPLWDKYKDAEEAWFIKYGDLGANADARKAYMKQKHRLIWERRNGPLSDLTK, translated from the exons ATGGTCGCAGAAGACGACAATATTTTTAGGGCTTTCGCCAAGGCTATGTACAACACCATTGATTCTCCAGTAACGTGGTTCCGAG AGAAAGTAGTCGAACCGAACCAGAAGCAATATCCTTGGTATCACAGAAAGTACCCAAGGGTACCAACCATTGATGAATGTTACTCTGACGACGTAGTCTGCGACTTTGAAGCAAATCATCAATTTAAACGTGATAA GGCTGTGGACTCGGAAATTCTGAATATTCTTCGTATGCGCTATGAGGATTGCATGATGTATGAAAATCCTGATCATGCCACTCCATGCAAACCTCTGTGGGACAAATATAAGGATGCTGAGGAAGCCTggtttataaaat ATGGTGATCTCGGTGCCAACGCTGATGCTCGCAAAGCTTACATGAAGCAGAAGCACCGTCTGATCTGGGAGAGACGCAACGGACCTCTGTCCGACCTCACCAAGTGA